A window from Nakamurella alba encodes these proteins:
- a CDS encoding zinc-dependent alcohol dehydrogenase, with the protein MRALVLTGPGKADVRDVPAPVAGPGQVVVDVHRVGVCGTDVAFLRGTMPYLATGQAVYPLRPGHEWCGAVSSVGPGVDESWTGRRVSGDTMLGCRRCDRCARGLQHVCADRFEVGVLGGWHGALAEQVLVPVTSLQPLPDSVSDGAGAMVEPGGNSARAVLRAGVAAGERVAVIGPGTLGLLAADFARAAGAEVHVLGRSAGGLDLARGLGVAGVHRVDDVPALEFQVVIDMSSGVGMPRRAFDLVEPGGRVVLAGIAGEPTAIDVRELVFKDVTMIGDLSGSPAAEFTVGAFADGTVDPEPLVAATVPLERAADVLEGWRPEDAGPGPKMHIDPRR; encoded by the coding sequence ATGCGCGCACTGGTGCTCACCGGGCCGGGGAAGGCGGACGTCCGCGACGTCCCCGCGCCGGTGGCCGGCCCCGGACAGGTCGTCGTCGACGTGCACCGGGTGGGGGTGTGCGGCACCGACGTGGCCTTCCTGCGCGGCACCATGCCGTACCTGGCGACCGGCCAGGCGGTCTACCCCCTCCGGCCGGGACACGAGTGGTGCGGCGCGGTCTCGTCGGTCGGACCGGGTGTCGACGAGTCCTGGACCGGTCGCCGGGTGTCCGGCGACACGATGCTCGGGTGCCGGCGGTGCGACCGGTGTGCCCGCGGACTGCAGCACGTCTGCGCCGACCGGTTCGAGGTCGGTGTGCTGGGCGGGTGGCACGGCGCGCTGGCCGAGCAGGTGCTGGTGCCGGTGACCAGCCTGCAACCGTTGCCGGACAGCGTGTCCGACGGCGCCGGCGCCATGGTGGAGCCCGGCGGCAACTCCGCCCGCGCGGTGCTGCGCGCCGGGGTCGCCGCCGGCGAGCGCGTCGCGGTGATCGGGCCCGGCACCCTCGGCCTGCTGGCCGCCGACTTCGCCCGGGCCGCCGGCGCCGAGGTGCACGTGCTGGGCCGCTCCGCCGGCGGGCTCGACCTGGCCCGCGGCCTCGGGGTGGCCGGGGTGCACCGGGTCGACGACGTCCCCGCACTGGAGTTCCAGGTGGTGATCGACATGTCCAGCGGGGTCGGGATGCCGCGCCGGGCATTCGATCTCGTGGAGCCCGGCGGCCGGGTCGTGCTGGCCGGGATCGCCGGCGAGCCGACCGCGATCGACGTCCGCGAGCTGGTGTTCAAGGACGTGACGATGATCGGCGACCTGTCCGGTTCCCCCGCGGCGGAGTTCACCGTCGGCGCCTTCGCCGACGGCACCGTCGACCCGGAGCCGCTGGTCGCCGCGACCGTCCCGCTGGAGCGGGCGGCCGACGTGCTCGAGGGGTGGCGGCCCGAAGACGCCGGCCCCGGGCCCAAGATGCACATCGACCCGCGCCGGTGA
- a CDS encoding PucR family transcriptional regulator: MIDVDAVARAAARDAEDLDPALLGDLLPVLSVAVASGTRIRKRDLGTFSEIGKHAAGRGVVLRSLIDLYLSAAWRLWRRLPEVSADDPKVVARAGEVMLRGVSEVTAAVIEGFQLARRDLVRAQVAARRELVDDLLLGGSHAVPALLDRASQFGLDLAGPQTVAVVSAEQPFTDASPLTALIERSLLGAKADADALVATKDDRLVVIFAAPDREAIDFVVDRLTDVLPRTGGAVRLSRTAAVGDWRMGVGRPRPGPPGVRLAYEEALEALDLGDRLGGQGPVFDAAQLLVHRVLVRDEPAMRDLVTAVLDPLRTARGGPEPLLQTMEAYFAEGGNATAAARRLHLSVRAFTYRLERIAALLGHDPADPAERFTLQTAVLGARLLGWP, from the coding sequence GTGATCGACGTCGACGCGGTCGCCCGCGCCGCCGCCCGGGACGCCGAGGACCTGGACCCGGCCCTGCTCGGCGATCTGCTGCCGGTGCTGTCGGTCGCTGTGGCGTCCGGGACCCGGATCAGGAAAAGGGATCTCGGCACCTTCTCGGAGATCGGCAAGCATGCCGCGGGCCGCGGTGTGGTGCTCCGCTCGCTGATCGACCTCTACCTGTCGGCGGCCTGGCGGCTGTGGCGGCGGCTGCCGGAGGTGTCCGCCGACGACCCGAAGGTGGTGGCGCGCGCGGGAGAGGTGATGCTGCGCGGGGTCTCGGAGGTGACCGCCGCGGTCATCGAGGGATTCCAGTTGGCCCGACGGGATCTCGTCCGGGCCCAGGTGGCGGCGCGTCGCGAGCTGGTGGACGACCTGCTGCTCGGCGGCAGCCATGCGGTCCCGGCACTGCTCGACCGGGCGTCCCAGTTCGGTCTCGATCTCGCGGGACCGCAGACGGTGGCGGTGGTCTCGGCGGAGCAGCCGTTCACCGACGCCTCCCCGCTGACCGCACTGATCGAGCGGTCACTGCTCGGCGCGAAGGCGGACGCCGATGCCCTGGTCGCGACCAAGGACGACCGACTGGTGGTGATCTTCGCGGCGCCGGACCGGGAGGCCATCGACTTCGTCGTCGACCGGCTGACCGACGTGCTGCCGAGAACCGGTGGAGCGGTCAGATTGTCGCGAACCGCTGCGGTCGGCGACTGGCGGATGGGCGTCGGCCGCCCCCGGCCCGGTCCCCCCGGCGTCCGACTCGCCTACGAAGAAGCCCTGGAAGCGCTGGATCTCGGTGACCGACTCGGTGGGCAGGGCCCGGTGTTCGACGCCGCACAGCTGCTGGTGCACCGGGTACTGGTCCGCGACGAGCCGGCCATGCGCGACCTGGTGACCGCCGTTCTCGACCCGCTGCGCACCGCGCGCGGCGGCCCGGAACCGTTGCTGCAGACCATGGAGGCGTACTTCGCGGAGGGCGGCAACGCCACCGCCGCCGCCCGCCGTCTGCACCTGTCGGTGCGCGCTTTCACCTACCGGCTGGAGCGGATCGCCGCCCTGCTCGGCCACGACCCGGCCGATCCCGCCGAACGATTCACGCTGCAGACCGCCGTCCTCGGCGCCCGCCTGCTCGGCTGGCCCTGA
- a CDS encoding YceI family protein, whose translation MARTATVDRTVTACSVQGLTAGRWTIECSRSALKVSVKVGIFATATGRFGRVTGQVELAEDHLASTVEVAVDTRSLTSGSSSMDALLHGAGIIDSEANPTISFVSRALRPAGQDGRWLLDGLLTTDGAVLDVTLDMADPTLAADGALELHAVGQLSSKDAVRLLSHPGVEKILGRTMALDLVVVVVKD comes from the coding sequence ATGGCGCGTACCGCCACCGTCGACCGCACGGTCACCGCCTGCTCCGTCCAGGGGCTGACCGCCGGCCGCTGGACGATCGAGTGCTCCCGGTCCGCGCTCAAGGTGTCGGTCAAGGTCGGCATCTTCGCCACCGCCACCGGCCGGTTCGGCCGGGTCACCGGCCAGGTCGAGCTGGCCGAGGACCACCTGGCCAGCACCGTCGAGGTCGCCGTCGACACCCGCTCGCTGACCAGCGGCAGCTCGTCCATGGATGCCCTGCTGCACGGCGCCGGGATCATCGACAGCGAGGCCAACCCGACCATCAGCTTCGTCTCCCGCGCCCTGCGGCCGGCCGGTCAGGACGGCCGCTGGCTGCTCGACGGCCTGCTGACCACCGACGGCGCCGTCCTCGACGTCACGCTCGACATGGCCGACCCGACCCTGGCCGCCGACGGCGCCCTCGAACTGCATGCCGTCGGCCAGCTCTCCAGCAAGGACGCCGTCCGCCTGCTCTCCCACCCCGGCGTCGAGAAGATCCTCGGCCGCACCATGGCCCTCGACCTCGTGGTCGTGGTGGTCAAGGACTGA
- a CDS encoding TerC family protein, with amino-acid sequence MTVPLWGWLAFGAVVVIMLTIDLLAHRGAHVIKFKEAAIWSAVWVGLSLIFAGVIFATMGSEAGVEFTTAWLLEKSLSVDNLFVFALIFGYFAVPREYQHRVLFYGVIGALIFRGIFLAAGVAIVNQFTVILFVFAAVLIYSAFKLLREQDDEDADMSKNIGVRLLRKFYPVSDEYHGTKFFIKEAGKRVATPLLAVVAAIEAADLIFAVDSVPAVLAVSDNTFIIYSSNAFAILGLRALYFLLAGLLKKFHYLGKGLAFILAFIGVKLILQASHKMISTSIPEIPSWVSLIVIVVALAVSIVWSILKPLPEEEDEDTGTEQLAGPDGPDGGGGAITSAGDGPGADLPGSGVNPGGPGLTKTPPSRE; translated from the coding sequence ATGACCGTCCCGCTGTGGGGCTGGCTCGCGTTCGGCGCGGTCGTCGTCATCATGTTGACGATCGACCTGCTCGCCCACCGCGGCGCACATGTCATCAAGTTCAAGGAAGCCGCGATCTGGTCCGCCGTCTGGGTGGGCCTCTCGCTGATCTTCGCCGGCGTCATCTTCGCCACCATGGGCTCCGAGGCGGGTGTCGAGTTCACCACCGCCTGGTTGCTGGAGAAATCGCTCTCCGTCGACAACCTGTTTGTCTTCGCCCTGATCTTCGGGTACTTCGCGGTGCCCCGTGAGTACCAGCACCGGGTCCTGTTCTACGGCGTCATCGGCGCGCTGATCTTCCGCGGCATCTTCCTCGCCGCCGGCGTCGCGATCGTCAACCAGTTCACGGTGATCCTGTTCGTCTTCGCGGCGGTCCTCATCTACAGCGCCTTCAAGCTGCTGCGCGAGCAGGACGACGAGGACGCCGACATGAGCAAGAACATCGGCGTGCGCCTGCTGCGCAAGTTCTACCCGGTGTCGGACGAGTACCACGGCACGAAGTTCTTCATCAAGGAGGCCGGCAAGCGGGTCGCCACCCCGCTGCTCGCGGTGGTCGCCGCCATCGAGGCCGCCGACCTGATCTTCGCCGTCGACAGCGTCCCCGCGGTGCTGGCGGTCAGCGACAACACCTTCATCATCTACAGCTCGAACGCCTTCGCGATCCTGGGCCTGCGGGCGCTGTACTTCCTGCTCGCCGGGCTGTTGAAGAAGTTCCACTACCTGGGCAAGGGTCTGGCATTCATCCTCGCCTTCATCGGCGTGAAGCTGATCCTGCAGGCCTCGCACAAGATGATCTCCACCTCGATCCCGGAGATCCCGTCCTGGGTCTCCTTGATCGTGATCGTGGTGGCCCTGGCGGTCTCCATCGTCTGGTCGATCCTCAAGCCCCTCCCCGAGGAGGAGGACGAGGACACCGGGACCGAACAACTCGCCGGACCCGACGGGCCGGACGGCGGTGGTGGTGCGATCACCTCGGCCGGCGACGGACCCGGCGCCGATCTGCCGGGCAGCGGGGTCAACCCCGGCGGGCCGGGTCTGACCAAGACGCCGCCCTCGCGCGAGTAG
- a CDS encoding YciI family protein: protein MEYMILIYREETDAPEPGTPEHGQMMAGWLAFNQQLIDSGHWVTGGGLQLSTSATTVRRSGGAVDTLLDGPYAETKEQLGGFYLVRADDLDAALELAKAVPLPDALVEVRPLTYRPDAG from the coding sequence ATGGAGTACATGATCCTGATCTACCGCGAGGAGACGGACGCGCCGGAGCCGGGCACGCCCGAGCACGGGCAGATGATGGCCGGCTGGCTGGCCTTCAACCAGCAGCTGATCGACAGCGGCCACTGGGTGACCGGCGGCGGCCTGCAGCTCAGCACCAGCGCGACGACCGTGCGCCGGTCCGGCGGCGCGGTGGACACCCTGCTGGACGGCCCCTACGCCGAGACCAAGGAACAGCTCGGCGGCTTCTACCTGGTGAGGGCGGACGATCTGGACGCTGCGCTCGAGCTGGCGAAGGCAGTACCGCTGCCGGACGCTCTCGTGGAGGTCCGGCCGCTGACCTACCGGCCGGACGCCGGCTGA